A single window of Leptospiraceae bacterium DNA harbors:
- a CDS encoding SpoIIE family protein phosphatase, with the protein MEIFEELFSQNPIGILIWSKTGQIKYMNQSLLGILKYKIPPSHLQDCASKEENLNESNLLGILHNTNKKFKTYTKEFFTENKESVRVDIMTSLVNFKEDTYYYSQIRKHKSNISPTKTETLKKQNEVLLKLTKSETIDSGDLEASVKEITEAATEALGCERSSVWFYTADNQSILSMDLFQKTQTLHSSGAELFAKDFPAYFKYLSEERVLGADNAHTDPSTHEFSKIYLTPLNINSMLDAPIRLHGKMVGVICNETVGEFRNWTQEELNFSASLADLISRAIEAQIRKKAEDEIKQINENLELKVEEQTKEIRESLNQITKLKEFQDGDYFLTSLVLNPLIGNKNSSNIILTDFIVKQKKQFHFRKSSGQIGGDFCITETLSFQNAENRYVFFLNADAMGKSMQGASGAIVIGTAILNILWQAKNKGMSNLSAEEWLQLTVLELNNIFLTFDGSMIISAFFGLIGETNRDLLFSNFEHPQAVLFRDGKASFLELNNQHVKLGLLSVDTVPIERKFLQPDDILIIGSDGKDDIEISSNKEGRSINEDETAILELIEKSGGNLKKLEILLEEKGTLIDDLSLMSISIS; encoded by the coding sequence ATGGAAATTTTCGAAGAGTTGTTTTCACAAAATCCAATCGGAATTTTAATCTGGTCGAAGACAGGGCAAATTAAATATATGAATCAATCTTTACTTGGTATTTTGAAATATAAAATTCCTCCTTCCCATTTACAAGATTGTGCCAGTAAAGAAGAAAACCTAAATGAATCGAATCTTTTAGGAATCCTACATAATACCAACAAAAAATTCAAAACGTATACGAAAGAATTTTTTACCGAAAACAAAGAATCCGTACGGGTAGATATAATGACCAGCCTTGTGAATTTCAAAGAGGATACTTATTATTACTCACAGATTCGAAAGCATAAATCCAATATTAGTCCAACTAAGACAGAAACCTTAAAAAAACAAAATGAAGTCTTACTCAAATTAACCAAAAGTGAAACCATAGACAGCGGAGATTTGGAAGCATCGGTAAAAGAAATAACTGAAGCCGCAACAGAAGCTCTAGGATGCGAAAGATCAAGTGTCTGGTTTTATACCGCGGATAATCAATCTATACTCTCAATGGATTTATTTCAGAAAACGCAAACTCTTCATTCCAGTGGAGCTGAACTTTTTGCAAAAGATTTTCCTGCCTATTTTAAATATCTTTCAGAGGAAAGAGTTCTCGGTGCGGATAACGCACATACAGATCCAAGCACTCATGAATTTAGCAAAATTTATTTAACTCCACTGAACATCAATTCGATGTTAGACGCTCCTATCCGTCTTCATGGGAAGATGGTTGGAGTCATTTGCAATGAAACCGTTGGCGAATTTAGAAACTGGACACAAGAGGAATTAAATTTTTCCGCTTCTCTTGCAGATTTAATTTCGAGAGCTATCGAAGCACAGATTCGTAAAAAAGCAGAAGATGAAATTAAACAAATAAATGAAAACCTCGAATTAAAAGTAGAAGAACAAACAAAAGAAATCAGAGAATCACTAAATCAAATTACTAAGTTAAAAGAATTTCAAGATGGAGATTATTTTTTAACATCTCTAGTATTAAATCCACTCATTGGAAATAAAAATTCTTCTAATATAATTCTTACAGATTTTATTGTGAAACAAAAAAAACAATTTCATTTTAGAAAATCGTCCGGACAGATTGGTGGAGATTTTTGCATAACAGAAACTCTTAGTTTTCAGAATGCCGAAAATCGTTATGTATTTTTCCTAAATGCAGACGCAATGGGAAAATCCATGCAAGGAGCAAGCGGAGCGATTGTTATCGGAACAGCCATTTTAAATATTCTCTGGCAGGCTAAGAACAAAGGCATGTCTAACTTATCCGCAGAAGAATGGCTTCAATTAACAGTTTTAGAATTGAATAATATATTTCTAACTTTTGATGGTTCTATGATTATATCAGCATTTTTTGGATTGATAGGTGAGACTAATCGTGATTTACTTTTCAGTAATTTTGAGCATCCACAGGCAGTTCTCTTTAGAGATGGGAAGGCTAGCTTTTTAGAGTTAAACAATCAACATGTCAAGTTAGGACTCCTATCCGTAGACACAGTTCCGATTGAACGAAAATTTTTACAGCCTGATGATATCCTGATTATAGGAAGTGACGGAAAAGATGATATCGAAATCAGCTCCAATAAGGAAGGTAGATCTATCAATGAGGATGAAACTGCGATTTTAGAGCTCATTGAAAAAAGTGGAGGAAACCTTAAAAAACTAGAAATTCTTCTAGAAGAAAAAGGAACTCTCATCGATGATTTATCCCTTATGAGCATAAGTATTTCCTAA
- a CDS encoding serine/threonine-protein kinase PknK → MITLQGYSIETELHRGDKSIVYRGEKSGKPVIVKYLNEEYPTQIELERFRKEFDFLQKISLPCIVKPIAFEKYKNSPILVFEDIQGKSLRELLKEKGQFPIPEFLEIAMLAVKALGELHSLGAVHKDIKPHNLIFNPGTKVLQIIDFGNATLLTRENPSIKTQNLEGTLSYISPEQTGRMNRSIDYRTDYYSLGVTFYQMLTGNLPFISKNPMELVYAHLAKKPIPPNDVLLTQGLNPGLVEQTEISGLSNIILKLLEKNPEDRYQSSNGILHDLKECLSRWETNGKIESFLLATKDQSSRFQIPEQLYGRKAESERLIQTFEKASRGSLALAVVSGISGIGKTALIQEVQKPIVEYKGRFISGKFDKFKRNIPYYALIQGFRNLVEQILTLDTLELEKYKIEILEIVGINGKVLTDIIPELELIIGEQPNATELPAMEGQNRLNLLFVNLIRIFCKEDHPLVLFLDDLQWADISSLNLLKTILTDSSLQSLFIILAYRSNEVDAIHPFAVILEEVKKTRLEITNISINPLSENDVNQLVADTLDSSEKSSSELSQIIHSKTGGNPFFVNSVFRSLYRDGVVYYYDSWKWEIAKVKQVAVSENVIEHTRSNISLLSSEKRDLLKLAACVGNWFLVSVFSRIINKSLAETEEILAQIANEGYLLLGGGEVRFAHDKIREATYTFMTEEEKSLNHYKIGTTFLSLCKEGLYDLDDFIFTIVNQLNQGILHVTGSNEQEMLLDLNLKAIDKAFASSAYESALILIRVGLTLLPAESWESKYDITLNIYTDLAKAEYLNGNNKEADACFETLLKYAKTNLEKASINEIKISYYTSLAKLKEALDTGIDTLAILGFPLPGASNESVGALIGEANSRLGERTIESLLELPITKNPIHLAALRLLSASIAPAFISNPAYFPILVLKMVNISLEFGNSEYAAFAYVLYGVILGSALGNYEVGQKFGELGVTLIERLNAKEMKSKTFFFFGGMVNHWKKPIKENKKYLTASFESGMNTGDFQYSSYSINYLLFQPFHARENLNLIEERSKDYYKKIVSLNQEDSQRAYELWEQLVLNLTGTHSDKFSLTGEKFDEEKDSNLWKETQNASCLYWYYQCKTILYYIFEDYEKAFEYSELALPCEGGSFGLTSTPEQYFFHSLSCLASKEPPLDKIRKNQERMKVWAENCPANYGHKYYIVEAELTRIAGNTDDALELYDKAISLAKEHQYLLEEAIANELAAKYWFAQKKEMFAKAHLTEAHYAYQKWGCKPKLATMEKTYPYLKN, encoded by the coding sequence ATGATTACTTTGCAGGGCTATTCAATTGAAACAGAACTTCACAGAGGAGATAAGAGCATTGTATATAGAGGGGAAAAATCCGGCAAACCGGTAATTGTAAAATACTTAAATGAAGAATATCCTACGCAAATAGAATTAGAAAGATTTCGAAAGGAATTTGATTTTTTGCAAAAAATTTCTTTGCCTTGTATTGTAAAACCAATTGCATTTGAAAAATACAAAAATAGTCCCATCTTAGTATTTGAGGATATTCAAGGTAAGTCTCTTCGTGAACTTTTAAAAGAGAAAGGTCAGTTTCCTATCCCAGAGTTTTTAGAAATTGCTATGCTCGCAGTAAAAGCACTTGGAGAACTTCATTCCCTCGGTGCAGTGCATAAGGATATTAAACCACATAATTTGATTTTTAATCCAGGGACAAAGGTTTTACAAATCATAGATTTCGGAAATGCAACTTTACTCACAAGGGAAAATCCCTCTATCAAAACTCAGAATTTAGAAGGAACACTTTCTTACATTTCTCCAGAACAAACAGGACGAATGAATCGAAGTATCGATTATCGTACTGATTATTATTCTCTAGGGGTTACATTCTATCAGATGCTTACAGGAAATCTTCCTTTTATATCTAAAAATCCGATGGAATTGGTATATGCACATTTGGCGAAGAAACCAATTCCGCCTAACGACGTTCTACTAACTCAGGGTTTAAACCCAGGGCTAGTGGAACAGACAGAGATATCAGGACTATCTAATATTATCCTAAAACTTCTGGAAAAAAATCCAGAGGACAGGTATCAGTCTTCAAATGGAATTCTCCATGATCTAAAGGAATGTTTGAGTAGATGGGAAACTAATGGAAAAATAGAATCTTTCCTACTTGCAACCAAGGATCAATCTTCCAGATTTCAAATTCCAGAGCAATTATATGGAAGAAAAGCAGAAAGCGAGCGGTTGATTCAAACATTCGAGAAGGCAAGCAGAGGCTCATTGGCATTAGCCGTAGTATCTGGAATTTCGGGAATTGGGAAAACGGCACTTATTCAGGAAGTTCAAAAACCTATTGTCGAATACAAAGGGCGTTTTATTTCAGGGAAGTTTGATAAATTTAAAAGGAATATCCCTTATTATGCGCTCATACAAGGATTTCGCAATTTGGTCGAGCAGATTCTTACTCTAGATACGTTAGAGTTAGAAAAATATAAAATAGAGATATTAGAAATAGTTGGAATTAATGGAAAAGTTCTTACGGATATTATTCCAGAATTAGAGTTGATTATTGGAGAGCAGCCAAATGCAACAGAGCTTCCGGCTATGGAAGGACAGAATCGACTAAATCTTTTGTTCGTAAATTTAATTCGAATTTTTTGTAAAGAAGATCATCCGCTTGTATTGTTTTTAGACGATTTGCAATGGGCTGATATTTCTAGCTTAAATCTTTTAAAAACAATTCTAACCGATAGCTCATTACAGTCTCTATTTATTATCTTAGCCTATCGTTCAAATGAGGTAGATGCGATACATCCTTTTGCAGTAATTTTAGAAGAGGTAAAGAAGACTAGATTAGAAATAACAAATATTTCTATTAACCCACTAAGTGAAAATGATGTCAATCAGTTGGTTGCGGATACTCTGGATTCTAGCGAAAAGTCTAGCTCGGAACTTTCTCAGATCATTCATTCTAAGACAGGGGGAAATCCTTTTTTTGTAAACTCGGTTTTTCGCTCTTTGTATAGAGATGGCGTCGTTTACTATTATGATTCATGGAAATGGGAAATAGCGAAGGTAAAGCAGGTTGCAGTTTCAGAAAATGTAATTGAGCATACTCGCTCCAATATTTCGTTATTAAGTTCAGAAAAGAGAGACTTACTAAAATTAGCCGCTTGTGTCGGTAACTGGTTTCTCGTTTCTGTATTCTCACGTATTATAAATAAATCTCTCGCTGAAACTGAAGAAATTTTAGCACAGATAGCCAATGAAGGTTATCTTTTACTTGGAGGAGGAGAGGTGCGGTTTGCCCATGATAAAATTCGAGAGGCTACTTATACCTTCATGACAGAGGAAGAAAAATCTCTAAATCATTATAAGATAGGCACTACCTTTTTGAGTTTATGTAAAGAAGGTTTATATGATCTAGATGACTTTATATTTACAATCGTGAACCAATTGAACCAAGGGATATTGCATGTTACTGGGAGTAATGAGCAAGAAATGCTTTTGGATTTGAATCTAAAAGCAATAGATAAAGCATTTGCTTCTTCTGCTTACGAATCTGCATTAATCCTAATCAGAGTCGGATTAACATTATTACCCGCGGAATCATGGGAAAGTAAGTATGATATAACTTTAAATATTTACACTGATCTTGCTAAGGCAGAATATTTAAATGGTAATAATAAAGAAGCAGATGCATGTTTCGAAACTCTTTTAAAATATGCTAAAACAAATCTAGAAAAAGCAAGTATAAATGAAATTAAAATCTCTTACTACACTAGTCTTGCCAAGCTTAAGGAAGCTCTTGATACTGGAATTGATACACTGGCTATACTTGGATTTCCGCTCCCCGGCGCTAGCAATGAATCTGTTGGTGCTTTAATTGGGGAAGCAAATTCTAGACTGGGGGAGAGAACTATCGAAAGTCTTTTAGAACTTCCTATCACTAAAAATCCTATTCATTTAGCCGCATTACGTTTATTATCCGCTTCTATTGCACCTGCTTTCATTTCGAATCCAGCTTATTTTCCTATCCTAGTATTGAAAATGGTAAATATTTCTTTAGAGTTTGGAAATTCAGAATACGCTGCATTTGCTTATGTTTTGTATGGAGTAATTCTTGGCTCTGCTCTTGGAAATTATGAAGTTGGACAAAAATTTGGCGAGTTAGGTGTGACGCTTATTGAAAGATTAAACGCAAAAGAAATGAAATCCAAAACATTTTTCTTTTTTGGGGGAATGGTAAATCACTGGAAAAAGCCAATCAAAGAAAATAAAAAATATTTAACCGCATCGTTTGAGTCAGGAATGAATACGGGCGACTTTCAATATTCCTCATACTCAATTAACTATTTATTATTCCAGCCTTTTCATGCTAGAGAAAATCTTAACTTAATAGAAGAGAGATCAAAAGACTATTATAAAAAAATAGTAAGCCTGAATCAGGAGGATTCTCAGCGAGCGTACGAACTTTGGGAACAACTAGTCTTGAATCTCACGGGCACTCATTCTGATAAATTTTCTTTGACGGGAGAAAAGTTTGACGAAGAGAAAGATTCAAATTTATGGAAAGAAACACAAAATGCTAGTTGTTTGTATTGGTACTACCAATGTAAAACGATTTTGTATTATATATTTGAGGACTATGAGAAGGCATTCGAATATAGCGAGTTAGCATTGCCTTGTGAAGGTGGATCGTTCGGACTTACAAGCACACCAGAGCAATATTTCTTTCATTCACTATCCTGCCTTGCTTCAAAAGAACCTCCACTTGATAAAATACGAAAGAACCAAGAACGTATGAAAGTTTGGGCTGAGAACTGTCCTGCGAACTACGGACATAAATACTATATTGTAGAAGCAGAGCTTACCCGAATAGCAGGTAATACGGATGATGCACTCGAACTCTATGACAAAGCAATTTCACTTGCGAAAGAGCATCAGTATTTGTTAGAAGAAGCGATTGCTAACGAGCTTGCGGCTAAGTATTGGTTTGCGCAAAAAAAAGAAATGTTTGCCAAGGCACACCTTACTGAGGCGCATTATGCTTACCAGAAATGGGGATGTAAACCAAAGCTTGCGACGATGGAAAAAACGTATCCTTATTTAAAGAACTAA
- a CDS encoding glucose 1-dehydrogenase: MERFKNRVVLVTGGTSGIGKAIASSFIKEGANVAICGTNSEKGQSALNEIDPNHTRALFLKTDVSNSKEVSALISETVERFGDLHIAINNAGTAGLESDLVNYPEEEWHKVMQINVTGVFLCMKYELQHMLKKEQGIIINMSSALGLRGKEKFAPYSASKHAILGLTKSTAFEYGKKGIRINALCPGGVLTEMDETFYKGAQDREQVKKDRLKSYALGRMGNVEEIAKSALWLASEDASFVVGAAISVDGGKTAK, encoded by the coding sequence ATGGAACGATTCAAAAATAGAGTTGTATTAGTAACAGGCGGGACTTCGGGCATTGGCAAAGCTATAGCTTCTTCTTTTATCAAAGAAGGGGCTAACGTTGCTATTTGCGGTACAAATTCAGAAAAAGGACAATCAGCCTTAAACGAAATAGATCCCAATCACACTCGTGCTTTGTTTTTAAAAACGGATGTAAGTAACTCTAAAGAAGTATCTGCATTGATTTCAGAGACAGTGGAACGATTCGGTGATTTACATATTGCGATTAATAATGCCGGGACTGCTGGACTCGAATCTGATTTAGTTAACTACCCTGAAGAAGAATGGCATAAAGTAATGCAGATTAATGTCACAGGAGTTTTTTTATGTATGAAATATGAATTACAACATATGTTAAAAAAAGAACAGGGGATAATCATAAATATGTCCTCTGCATTAGGTCTCCGAGGTAAAGAAAAGTTTGCTCCTTATTCAGCTTCTAAACATGCAATCCTAGGGCTAACCAAGAGTACAGCCTTTGAATATGGAAAAAAAGGAATTCGAATCAATGCACTTTGCCCTGGAGGAGTTCTGACAGAAATGGATGAGACTTTTTATAAAGGAGCACAGGATCGAGAACAAGTGAAAAAGGATAGATTAAAATCTTACGCATTAGGTAGGATGGGAAATGTGGAAGAAATTGCAAAATCGGCTTTGTGGCTTGCGTCTGAGGATGCTTCTTTTGTGGTTGGAGCTGCGATTTCAGTCGATGGTGGAAAGACAGCTAAGTAA
- a CDS encoding pilus assembly protein PilZ produces MNEEVVKANKLGIPEVLPVDKHYTRTYYQEDSLLSNLRRALPKQIPIPIFEDSIASNVTQDEFQFLLNYYRKRKGPNGDAYLLRTIPQRLHVESANRFMAEGLVTEEERQYLFQFYALDEKQSVYVLQDDVSEADEIKILQMFHLKNMHIKNVEKAMISDILEKVPDLAKKDQFYANLFTPTEHKFFLPPNLKHHSGMELTEAARLMYIAICHKYGGVPFEGITFALLKLNSEYFQYSVLNKPVKYETKINSLKLNKDTGAWRFCDMEFMAYQDNLEVCKVNVIAAILPLAKYKDAKSEQEQEYEIDPRFRILDKFKNNISIRYQEAGVTKKWICSVENLSQTGFMIQSEGAQPLEKSIRGTDLDFLMHFDIAGFVTGKCKMKWFKPDPEQEEHYFAGFVISSVLPLDEANLKEAISRYGRLMEEREIY; encoded by the coding sequence ATGAATGAAGAAGTAGTTAAAGCAAATAAATTAGGAATTCCCGAAGTATTACCCGTTGATAAACATTATACAAGAACTTATTACCAGGAAGATTCTCTTCTTTCAAATCTCAGGCGTGCTTTACCGAAACAAATTCCGATTCCTATATTTGAAGACAGCATTGCCTCCAATGTTACGCAAGATGAGTTCCAATTTCTTTTAAACTATTACCGAAAAAGAAAAGGTCCGAATGGAGACGCCTATCTTCTTCGAACAATTCCGCAAAGATTGCATGTGGAAAGTGCCAATCGGTTTATGGCTGAGGGTTTGGTTACAGAAGAGGAGCGCCAATATCTTTTTCAGTTTTATGCGTTAGATGAAAAACAATCTGTATACGTATTGCAAGACGACGTTTCAGAGGCAGATGAAATTAAGATTTTGCAAATGTTTCATTTAAAAAATATGCATATCAAGAATGTTGAGAAGGCAATGATTTCTGACATATTAGAAAAAGTTCCTGATTTAGCTAAAAAAGATCAATTCTATGCAAACCTTTTCACGCCTACAGAGCATAAGTTCTTTTTGCCGCCTAATCTAAAACATCATTCGGGTATGGAACTAACGGAAGCGGCACGACTTATGTATATTGCTATTTGTCATAAATATGGCGGGGTTCCCTTCGAAGGAATTACATTCGCTTTACTAAAATTGAATTCTGAATACTTTCAATACTCTGTTCTCAATAAACCGGTTAAGTATGAAACAAAAATTAATTCTCTCAAACTAAATAAGGACACAGGTGCCTGGCGATTTTGTGATATGGAATTTATGGCTTACCAAGATAACTTAGAAGTATGCAAAGTAAATGTTATCGCCGCCATTCTTCCGCTTGCAAAATATAAAGATGCCAAGTCAGAACAAGAGCAAGAATATGAAATTGATCCGCGATTTCGTATTCTTGATAAATTTAAAAATAATATTTCGATTCGATACCAAGAAGCTGGCGTTACAAAGAAATGGATTTGTAGCGTTGAAAATTTATCTCAAACTGGATTTATGATTCAATCCGAAGGAGCACAGCCTTTAGAAAAATCAATTCGAGGTACTGATTTAGATTTCTTAATGCATTTTGATATTGCTGGCTTTGTAACTGGCAAATGTAAAATGAAATGGTTTAAACCTGACCCCGAACAAGAAGAGCATTATTTCGCTGGTTTCGTGATTTCATCGGTTTTGCCTTTAGATGAGGCAAATCTAAAAGAAGCGATTAGTAGATACGGACGGTTAATGGAAGAGCGAGAAATTTATTAA
- a CDS encoding type II toxin-antitoxin system VapC family toxin, translating to MIVIDTHIWIWLVTEQFHLFTEKQNKSLNDNKENLLLSSISQWEIAKKVEMGKLKLSMDVLDWIQLAIRISKIKVIDLTPEIVVQSTKLTDFHKDPADQLIAATSLIMSCPLVTSDSKIISHNYINTVY from the coding sequence TTGATTGTAATAGATACTCATATTTGGATTTGGTTGGTTACGGAACAGTTTCATTTATTCACTGAAAAACAAAATAAATCCCTGAACGACAATAAAGAGAATCTTCTATTATCCTCAATTTCTCAATGGGAGATCGCAAAAAAAGTTGAAATGGGAAAACTGAAACTTTCAATGGACGTTTTAGATTGGATACAGTTAGCAATTCGGATATCCAAAATCAAAGTTATTGATTTAACACCTGAAATAGTAGTTCAATCAACTAAGTTGACCGATTTTCATAAAGATCCAGCAGACCAATTAATAGCGGCTACTTCCCTCATAATGAGTTGCCCTCTTGTTACCTCTGATTCTAAGATTATTAGTCATAATTACATTAATACAGTTTATTAA
- a CDS encoding methyltransferase domain-containing protein, whose protein sequence is MTDIINKQEEVGRFYESITAMFWEIIHKRHMHSGYRDETNLDDNPFEASLRFTKMMINWTEIKEGERFYDAGCGFGLPAIRLVEAKRCELVGVTASQYQATEANKVAELEGFKHKAKFLVADANKLQFEANSFDGGWFFESFVHMGIDALKEAHRVLKPESILLIADFTRLETFTKEDENILQKHISVSSLYEVKDFPNLLEKIGFKLLEIRDITKESTRKVLDYYKDELARRRELLIERFGEKEFEHLTDIAMKWANMRNEKLGYCVIKVKVKKGV, encoded by the coding sequence ATGACAGATATAATAAATAAACAAGAAGAAGTCGGCAGGTTTTATGAATCAATAACAGCAATGTTCTGGGAAATCATCCATAAAAGGCATATGCACTCGGGGTATCGAGATGAAACCAATCTGGATGATAATCCGTTTGAAGCTTCCCTTCGATTTACTAAAATGATGATTAACTGGACTGAAATTAAAGAGGGAGAACGATTTTATGACGCAGGCTGTGGATTCGGCCTTCCTGCAATTCGATTGGTGGAAGCTAAAAGATGTGAGCTTGTTGGAGTAACAGCAAGTCAATACCAAGCTACCGAAGCCAATAAGGTAGCTGAACTAGAAGGTTTTAAACATAAAGCTAAATTTCTAGTGGCTGATGCAAATAAGTTACAGTTTGAAGCGAATTCTTTTGATGGTGGTTGGTTTTTTGAATCTTTTGTGCATATGGGTATAGATGCATTGAAAGAAGCCCATCGAGTTTTAAAACCAGAATCTATATTATTAATTGCTGATTTTACTCGGTTAGAAACATTTACGAAAGAGGATGAAAATATTTTGCAAAAACATATATCAGTCTCTTCTTTATATGAAGTAAAAGATTTTCCTAACCTTCTGGAAAAAATCGGATTTAAACTTTTAGAAATTAGAGATATTACAAAAGAATCTACTAGAAAAGTTTTAGATTACTATAAAGATGAATTAGCAAGACGAAGAGAATTATTAATCGAGAGATTCGGGGAAAAAGAGTTTGAGCATTTAACTGATATTGCTATGAAATGGGCAAATATGAGAAATGAAAAACTTGGATATTGTGTAATTAAAGTAAAAGTCAAAAAAGGGGTATAA